Proteins encoded within one genomic window of Glandiceps talaboti chromosome 3, keGlaTala1.1, whole genome shotgun sequence:
- the LOC144433259 gene encoding GTP-binding protein Rhes-like, producing the protein MSLTEGRSAVEMNSRQSKRLVVMGAAAVGKSSIISQLLDSKFNHSYRQTVEDYHHQEFNAEEYRLSLEILDTSGAFSFPAMRKLSIHTGDIFLLVYAINNEESIDELIRLMNQIIREKENEYPAIVIVGNKTDLEKERQVDRQGIEMLAFQLDSEHIETSAKDNTNLDLVLTKILQSANVPTQLVKAILHRRKCSDGNGHKQNGNRSAVKGSCILS; encoded by the coding sequence ATGTCTTTGACGGAAGGGCGATCAGCAGTCGAAATGAACTCAAGGCAGAGTAAGCGACTCGTAGTGATGGGAGCAGCTGCAGTTGGCAAATCATCTATTATCTCCCAGTTGCTGGACAGCAAGTTCAATCATAGTTACAGACAAACCGTAGAAGATTACCACCATCAAGAGTTCAACGCTGAAGAATACAGATTAAGCCTGGAAATTCTTGACACGTCTGGAGCCTTCTCCTTCCCAGCAATGCGTAAGTTATCCATTCATACCGGCGACATATTTTTACTGGTTTACGCTATCAATAACGAAGAATCTATCGATGAATTAATCAGACTGATGAACCAAATAATACGAGAGAAGGAGAATGAATACCCGGCGATCGTGATCGTAGGCAACAAAACAGATCTTGAAAAAGAACGTCAGGTTGACAGACAAGGGATTGAAATGCTGGCGTTCCAACTCGACTCTGAACATATTGAAACGTCTGCAAAAGACAACACAAATCTTGATTTGGTGTTGACGAAAATATTGCAATCTGCTAATGTTCCAACACAGCTAGTGAAGGCGATACTCCACCGACGGAAATGCTCTGATGGTAATGGACATAAACAAAACGGCAATCGCTCAGCAGTGAAAGGATCATGTATTTTATCTTAG